The Chitiniphilus purpureus sequence TTTGGCGAGCGCGAGGTGCCCATCGGCGCAACCCTGTGGATCGAGCGCGACGATTTCGCCGAGGTGCCGCCCAAGGGCTGGCAGCGCCTGACCCCGGGCGGTGAGGTGCGGTTGCGCTATTCCTATGTGATCCGGTGCGACGACGTGGTCAAGGATGCGGACGGCAACGTCGTCGAGCTCAAGTGCAGCATCGACCACGACACGCTGGGCCAGAACCCGGTGGGCCGCAAGGTCAAGGGCGTGATCCACTGGGTCAGCGAAGCGCACTCGGTGCCGGCCCAGGTGCGGCTCTACGACCGGCTCTTCACTGTGCCGCGTCCGGATGCCGTGCGCGGCGAGGACGGCCAGTACCTCGACTTCAAGCAGTTCATCAATCCCGATTCGCTCAGGACGGTGACCGCCTACGTGGAACGGGTGGCGCTTGACCTGCCGGCCGAGGCGCGCTACCAGTTCGAGCGGCTGGGCTATTTCGTCACCGACCGCCGCGACCATCGGCCGGGTGAGCAACTGGTGTTCAACCGCACCGTGACGCTCAAGGATTCCTGGGCCAAGGAGCAGGCATGAGGCAGGCGCTGCGCAACGGCTTTGCCTGGGCAGCGCTGCTGCCGGGCATCGTGCTGGCCGACCCCGGGCCCGCGGCTTCCAGCGAGCCCGCCGCCGCGCCACGGCGCGCCGTGATCCATCGTGGCGAGCCGGGCCAGACGCCGGTGGAGGCCGCCTACCGGTATCTGAAGGACCGGATCGCCGACGAGTATGGCGTTGCGCCTTACCGCGAACTGCGCATCGAGCAGCGCGCGCTGGGGGCGGATGCGCACCGGATTGCGCTGCAGATGCAGCTGAAGGGCTGGCCGGACGGCGCGGTGGCGGCCTACCGCTTCAATTTCGCGCTGTCGTTCGAAGCGCCATCCACCTGGGTGATCGAACAGGTACGCGAGGATTGGCAATGCCGGCGCGGCAAGGGCTGGACGCAGCGGCCTTGCCGATAGCCATTGCCGGACCGGAAACCGCAGGCACGCCGGATGCCTGCGCCATCAGCAGCAAGGGGAGAGCGGATGGACCAAGAACAACGCATCAGCAAGCGTGAGCTGTTCCGTAATTTCTGGCGATTGGCCAAGCCCTATTGGGTCTCGGAGGAAAGATGGCGCGCCGGTGCCCTGCTGGCTGCGGTGGTCGCGCTGAGCCTTGGCATCGTCTACATGAACGTGCAGTTCAATGCCTGGTACAGCGTGTTCTACAACACGCTGCAGAACCTGGATGCCAAGGGATTCTGGCAGGCCATCGTCAAGTTCACCTGGCTCGCCGGCATCTACATCGTGATTGCCGTGTACGCCAACTATCTGCAGCAGTTGCTGGAGATTCGCTGGCGTCGTTGGATGACCGAGCACTTCAATCAACGTTGGCTCGATCACCAGGGCTACTACCGGCTGCAGTTGACCGACAAGGAAACCGACAACCCTGATCAGCGGATCGCCGAGGACATCAACCAGTTCGTTTCGCTGACGCTGGGATTGTCGCTGGGGCTGTTGCGCTCGGTGGTGACCTTTGTGTCGTTCGTCTCCATCCTGTGGGCGCTGTCGGGGCCGCTGAGCTTTGCCTTCGCCGGGCGGACCTGGGAAATCCAGGGCTACATGCTGTGGGTGGCGCTGATCTACGCCGCAGTGGGGACCGCCATCACGATCTGGATCGGCAAGCCGCTGGTGGGCCTGAATTTCGAACAGCAACGGCGCGAGGCCAATTTCCGTTTCGCCCTGATCCGTGTCCGGGAGAACGCGGAATCGATCGCGCTGTATGAAGGCGAGCGGCAGGAGGCGCACACCTTGCGCACCCGCTTCCAGCACGTGCTGGCCAATGCGCTGACCTTGATTGGCAGGCAAAAGCGCCTGTCGTGGTTCACCACCTTCTGGGGGCAGCTTGCCATCATCTTCCCGATGCTGGTGGGCGCGCCGCGCCTGTTTGCCAAGGAAATCCAGCTGGGTGGCCTGATGCAGATCGTCAATGCGTTCGGCAAGGTCTACGACTCGCTGGAATTCGTGATCAGCAGCTTCAATTCACTTGCGGTATGGAAGGCGGTGATCGACCGGTTGGCGCTGTTCGAACGTGGGCTATTCAAGGCCGGCGCCCTGGCGGTGATCGCGCCAGCCCCGGCGGAGGAACGTTTCGACGCCGCCGCGCTCGAGGTACGCAAGCCCGACGGGCGCGTGTTGCTTGCCGATCTGGCGTTCTCGTTGCAGCGTGGCGAGCGTCTGCTGGTGCAAGGTCTGTCGGGCACCGGCAAGAGCACGCTGCTGCGCACGCTCGCGGGCATCTGGCCGTTTGCCCAGGGGCGGACCGCCTATCCGGATGATGCATTGTTCCTGTCGCAACGACCCTATATGCCGCTCGGGACCTTGCGCGAGCTGCTGTGCTACCCGCGCGAGGTGGCGGTCGACGACGCGACGCTGGCCGAGCTGCTGCACAAGGTACATCTGCCGCATCTGGCCGGGCGTCTGGACGAGGTGGACAGCTGGTCGCACATCCTGAGTCTGGGTGAGCAGCAGCGGATCGCCATCGCCCGCGCGCTGCTGGAGCGTCCGCAGGTGCTGGTGCTCGACGAGGCCACCTCGTCGATCGACGAGCCGACCGAGTCCGCGCTCTACCAGACGCTGATCCGCGACCTGCCCGGCGCGATCATGATCAGCGTCGGCCATCGTTCGTCGCTGCGCGCGTTCCACAACCGCTTTCTCGATTGCCAGGGCGAGGGCCGCTGGGCATTGAGCTGAATCTGACGCGGCCGGCGGGCCGCCTCCCGGAACATCCATGACCACACTGAAAAATGACACCTTCCTGCGCGCGCTGCTGCGCGAACCCACTGGGTACACGCCGGTCTGGCTGATGCGCCAGGCCGGGCGCTATCTGCCCGAGTATTGCGCCACACGCAAACGTGCCGGCTCGTTCCTACAGCTGTGCAAGTCCACCGACCTTGCCACCGAAGTGACGCTGCAGCCGCTGGAACGCTTCCCGCTCGATGCCGCCATCCTGTTCTCCGACATCCTCACCGTGCCCGACGCCATGGGGCTGGGGCTCTACTTCGCCGAAGGCGAGGGGCCCCGGTTCGAGCGGCCGCTGCAGGATGAGGCCGCGATCCGCGCGCTGGCCGTGCCCGACGTGGGCAGCGATCTGGCCTACGTGACCGACGCCGTGCGCAGCATCCGCCGCGCCCTAGATGGCCGCGTCCCATTGATCGGTTTCTCGGGCAGCCCGTTCACGCTGGCCTGCTACATGATCGAAGGCGGTGGCTCAAGCGATTTCCGGCGCGTCAAGACGCTGCTGTACGACCGCCCGGACCTGCTGCACCACGTACTCGATATCACGGCCCGTGCCGTCACCGACTACCTCAATGCCCAGATCGCCGCCGGTGCGCAGGCGGTGCAGATCTTCGATACCTGGGGCGGGGCGCTCGCCTACGGCAAGTACCAGGAATTCTCGCTGGGCTATATGCAGCGCATCGTGGCCGGCCTCACCCGCGAGGCGGAGGGCCGCCAGGTGCCGGTCATCGTGTTCACCAAGGGTGGCGGGCTGTGGCTGGAAGACATTGCCGACATCGGATGCGACGCCATCGGCCTGGACTGGACCATGAACCTGGCCCAGGCCCGCGCACGCGTGGGCGGGCGCGTCGCGCTGCAGGGCAACTTCGACCCGAGCGCACTCTTTGCCAACCCGCAGGCGATCGATGCCGAGGTGGGGCGCTTGCTGGCGGACTACGGCCATGGCGGCGGCCACGTGTTCAACCTTGGCCATGGCATCAACCAGTTCACGCCGCCCGAGCATGTCGCCGTGCTGGTCGATGCGGTCCATCGGCATTCATTGCCTTACCACGCGCCGGCGCCGTGAATCTGAGGCAAAACAAGCCGTTACCTGCGCTTGCTCGTGCAAAGGTCGCGGTTTCGGCCTTAAGTTATGCACAAGCACGGTAAGCTGACGCTCCGGCTTGTCAAGCAGGGCGCGCAGTGCCACCCCCGATCCGGGGTGTTTTTTCAAGGTGTTGATTTTTAAGTATTTTTCTGTTTGGTGTAAAAAATAGGCAATCTAGCTGGTGGCCCATAAAAACAAGGGTTCGAACGAGATATCGCCAGATTGCACACAAAGTTATCCACAAGAGTTGTGGGTAGTTGTGCAGTACCTGGCCGTACCCCTCACGCTGACGTGTGCAATGTCCCAGCGCATGCCGCGGATGGGGGGAGGATGAGCGAGCGTTTTGCCACGGTTGCGCTTGATGTACCGCTGGCGCGCCTGTTCGACTATCGGCTGCCGCCCGGGCTTGCGCCCATGGTCGGGCAGCGCATCGTGGTGCCGTTCGGCAAGCAGGTCCTGTCCGGCATCGTCGTGGCCGTGCACGCCCAGCAGCCGGCGCTGGAGCAAGTGCGGGATGCCTTGCTGGCACCGTCCGACATGCCGGCGCTGCCCGAGGATGTGCTGGCGCTGTGCCGCTTCTGTACCGATTACTACGCCTATCCGTTCGGCGCCGTGCTGGCCGCCGCGGTGCCGGGCGTGTTCCGGCTGCCCCGGCCCTGGGCCGGATCGACCGGCACGCAAGCCTATGTGGCAACCGATGCCGCGGCCCTGCTGGCGCAGGTGCCCGCACGTGCCCGCAAGCAGCGCGCCCTGGCCCAGGCACTGGCCCAGCCGCAAAGCGTGGCGGCGATCCGGCAGGTTGCCGGTGATGCGCTGCGCTGGGTGCAGGGTTGGCTGGCACAGGGGCTGGTCGCACCGGCGCGGCTGCCTGCCGCGGCGGCGCCGGGCGCCATGGCTGGCGAGATCCCGCTGCTCAACCCGGAGCAGCAGGCCGCCGTCGCCGCCATTGACGCGGCACAGGGGTTCGCCCCCTTGCTGCTGTACGGCATCACCGGCAGCGGCAAGACCGAGGTCTATCTCCGGACCATTGCGACGGCGCGCCAGCGGGGGCAGCAGGTGCTGGTGCTGGTGCCGGAGATCAATCTGACCCCGCAATTGGAAGCCCGCTTCCGCGCCCGTTTTCCACACGAGCGCATCGTCAGCCTGCACAGCGGTCTGGCCGACGGCGAGCGGGTCCGGCATTGGCTGGCGGCAGCGCAAGGAGAGGCCGGCGTGGTGCTGGGCACGCGGCTGGCGATCTTCACGCCGCTGCCGGCGCTCGGGCTGATCATCATCGATGAGGAGCACGATGCCTCGTATCGCCAGGCCGAGGGATTCCGTTATTCGGCGCGTGATGTCGCGGTGTACCGGGCCCGGTTGCGGCAGGTGCCGGTGGTACTGGGCTCGGCCACACCGGGGCTGGAGAGCTGGAAGAACGCGCGCGATGCCCGCTATCGGCTCTTGCAGCTGCGCACGCGGGCCGTCGCCGGTGCGCGGCCACCACGCATCGAGTTGCTGCCGACGCAGCGGCAGCGGATGCATGATGGCCTCGCCGAGCCGGCGCTGCAGGCGCTGCGCGAGGTGCTCGCGGCGGGCCGGCAGGCGCTGGTGTTCGTCAACCGGCGCGGTTATGCGCCGGTGTTGGCCTGCCATGACTGCGGCTGGATCTCGGCGTGCCCCCAATGCTCGGCGCGGCTGGTGCTGCACCTGGCCGATCGCCGGCTGCGCTGCCACCATTGCGGTCACGAGGAACGGGTACCCGCCGCCTGCCCGGATTGCGGCAATCAGGACCTGAAGCCGCTGGGGCAGGGGTCGCAGCGCGTGGAATCGGCGTTGGCGCAATTGTTTCCGCAGGCCAATGTGCTGCGCATCGACCGCGACAGCAC is a genomic window containing:
- a CDS encoding ABC transporter ATP-binding protein/permease, with the protein product MDQEQRISKRELFRNFWRLAKPYWVSEERWRAGALLAAVVALSLGIVYMNVQFNAWYSVFYNTLQNLDAKGFWQAIVKFTWLAGIYIVIAVYANYLQQLLEIRWRRWMTEHFNQRWLDHQGYYRLQLTDKETDNPDQRIAEDINQFVSLTLGLSLGLLRSVVTFVSFVSILWALSGPLSFAFAGRTWEIQGYMLWVALIYAAVGTAITIWIGKPLVGLNFEQQRREANFRFALIRVRENAESIALYEGERQEAHTLRTRFQHVLANALTLIGRQKRLSWFTTFWGQLAIIFPMLVGAPRLFAKEIQLGGLMQIVNAFGKVYDSLEFVISSFNSLAVWKAVIDRLALFERGLFKAGALAVIAPAPAEERFDAAALEVRKPDGRVLLADLAFSLQRGERLLVQGLSGTGKSTLLRTLAGIWPFAQGRTAYPDDALFLSQRPYMPLGTLRELLCYPREVAVDDATLAELLHKVHLPHLAGRLDEVDSWSHILSLGEQQRIAIARALLERPQVLVLDEATSSIDEPTESALYQTLIRDLPGAIMISVGHRSSLRAFHNRFLDCQGEGRWALS
- the hemE gene encoding uroporphyrinogen decarboxylase, whose product is MTTLKNDTFLRALLREPTGYTPVWLMRQAGRYLPEYCATRKRAGSFLQLCKSTDLATEVTLQPLERFPLDAAILFSDILTVPDAMGLGLYFAEGEGPRFERPLQDEAAIRALAVPDVGSDLAYVTDAVRSIRRALDGRVPLIGFSGSPFTLACYMIEGGGSSDFRRVKTLLYDRPDLLHHVLDITARAVTDYLNAQIAAGAQAVQIFDTWGGALAYGKYQEFSLGYMQRIVAGLTREAEGRQVPVIVFTKGGGLWLEDIADIGCDAIGLDWTMNLAQARARVGGRVALQGNFDPSALFANPQAIDAEVGRLLADYGHGGGHVFNLGHGINQFTPPEHVAVLVDAVHRHSLPYHAPAP
- a CDS encoding primosomal protein N' produces the protein MSERFATVALDVPLARLFDYRLPPGLAPMVGQRIVVPFGKQVLSGIVVAVHAQQPALEQVRDALLAPSDMPALPEDVLALCRFCTDYYAYPFGAVLAAAVPGVFRLPRPWAGSTGTQAYVATDAAALLAQVPARARKQRALAQALAQPQSVAAIRQVAGDALRWVQGWLAQGLVAPARLPAAAAPGAMAGEIPLLNPEQQAAVAAIDAAQGFAPLLLYGITGSGKTEVYLRTIATARQRGQQVLVLVPEINLTPQLEARFRARFPHERIVSLHSGLADGERVRHWLAAAQGEAGVVLGTRLAIFTPLPALGLIIIDEEHDASYRQAEGFRYSARDVAVYRARLRQVPVVLGSATPGLESWKNARDARYRLLQLRTRAVAGARPPRIELLPTQRQRMHDGLAEPALQALREVLAAGRQALVFVNRRGYAPVLACHDCGWISACPQCSARLVLHLADRRLRCHHCGHEERVPAACPDCGNQDLKPLGQGSQRVESALAQLFPQANVLRIDRDSTRRKGALGEMLQQAHTGEADLLVGTQMLAKGHDFPGLDLVVVLNADNGLFSVDFRAEERLFAQLLQVAGRAGRAGQAGRVLIQTQYPEHPFYAALVAGDYAAFADAQLAERRSLALPPYAAWAIVRAQAREQATALAFLREAAAQLAGFPIQVAEPVPAAMARKAGWERAHVVLSAPGRAPLQVALRHLAATLSENPPRGVRWLLDVDPHEF